A single genomic interval of Bos javanicus breed banteng chromosome 8, ARS-OSU_banteng_1.0, whole genome shotgun sequence harbors:
- the C8H9orf153 gene encoding uncharacterized protein C9orf153 homolog — protein MSFNRDMDPSKEGEEDESLTCSLPELYAFAENFNKENKKLNLLKMHCISPGEAQRMLSQKHFLNGTGGTDGRADDSLPVFTCKVVRREERPESMTELLHRSLLTRSLSPVERLSKSQQRISEYGIPPPVHTFPYEILIDHSKSVSMVTIRKKIQSTKILCRLGIPCVSPEKFIFEDKAPKYFLIDPAKQFMDLRDLEWKFYKGLVKWKRCISDEFSDIKNDSEKRFVGSQQLPHPLSPPLVHKSLVIYPKVDYPKTLSPS, from the exons ATGTCCTTCAATAGAGATATGGATCCGAGTAAAGAGGGTGAGGAAGATGAATCTCTGACATGCTCG ctgCCAGAATTATATGCGTTTGCTGAGAATTTTAATAAGGAGAACAAAAAATTGAATCTCCTGAAAATGCACTGTATTTCACCTGGTGAAGCACAGAGAATGCTCAGTCAAAAGCATTTCCTGAATGGAACCGGGGGGACTGATGGGAGAGCAGATGATTCCTTACCTGTTTTCACGTGCAAGGTGGTGAGAAGAGAAGAGCGGCCGGAGTCCATGACTGAGCTCCTGCACCGCAGCTTGCTTACCAGGTCCCTCTCCCCCGTGGAGAGACTCTCCAAATCCCAGCAGAGAATCTCTGAGTATGGGATCCCCCCTCCCGTGCACACTTTTCCTTATGAGATTCTCATCGATCACTCCAAATCCGTGTCAATGGTCACCATACGGAAGAAGATTCAGAGCACCAAAATTCTGTGCAGGCTGGGCATTCCCTGTGTCTCGCCAGAGAAGTTTATCTTTGAAGATAAAGCCCCTAAATACTTCCTCATTGATCCAG CAAAACAATTCATGGATCTAAGGGATCTGGAATGGAAGTTTTACAAGGGGCTTGTGAAGTGGAAGCGCTGCATTTCGGATGAGTTTTCAGACATTAAGAATGACAGCGAGAAGAGATTTGTGGGGAGCCAGCAGTTGCCGCATCCTCTTTCCCCACCTCTAGTTCATAAGTCTCTGGTCATTTATCCTAAAGTTGATTACCCAAAAACGTTATCACCttcttaa